From the Candidatus Peregrinibacteria bacterium genome, one window contains:
- the smpB gene encoding SsrA-binding protein SmpB: MAEIKNRKAFFDYEILDRLTAGMVLHGSEIKSLRAGRGSFSGAFVSLKSGEAFLKNFNIQPWEFAQEKLNPERERKLLLKKQEIERLIKKTEEQGLTVIPLKLFFTRGYAKVEIALARGKRKYDKRQSIKAKDTERRAKQTLRQYGGK; the protein is encoded by the coding sequence ATGGCAGAGATAAAAAACCGAAAGGCATTTTTTGACTACGAAATTCTCGATCGACTTACAGCAGGAATGGTACTCCACGGATCGGAAATAAAATCGCTTCGAGCAGGACGTGGAAGTTTTTCGGGAGCATTTGTTTCTCTCAAAAGCGGAGAGGCGTTTCTGAAAAATTTCAATATTCAGCCATGGGAATTTGCACAAGAAAAACTCAATCCAGAGCGAGAGAGGAAATTACTCCTTAAAAAACAAGAGATTGAGCGACTCATCAAAAAAACAGAAGAACAAGGGCTTACAGTAATTCCCTTAAAACTTTTTTTTACGAGAGGCTATGCCAAAGTAGAAATTGCTCTTGCCCGCGGAAAACGAAAGTACGATAAAAGACAGAGTATAAAAGCAAAAGATACCGAACGCCGCGCGAAACAAACGCTCAGACAATATGGCGGAAAATAA
- the rpsC gene encoding 30S ribosomal protein S3 gives MGQKANPNDVRIGITTRWPSMWYADAKNFSRYLKQDICIRKFLSRKLTDAGISRIEIERTSAHTALIIHSSKPGVIIGRSGTAVEDLKKELQKEFGENFEVTIREVKGPDLDAEILAESVAFQISRRVSFRRAAKGILKKAMDAGAKGAKVQISGRLNGAEISRTEFFLEGKIPLQTFRADISYSSRRAETTYGTIGIKVWIFRGEVFKNRLQKKMEMSPLAEAI, from the coding sequence ATGGGACAGAAAGCAAATCCAAATGATGTTCGTATCGGCATAACCACTCGTTGGCCAAGTATGTGGTATGCAGATGCAAAAAATTTTAGTCGGTACCTGAAACAAGATATCTGTATTCGTAAATTCCTCTCCCGAAAATTAACTGATGCGGGCATTTCTCGTATCGAGATTGAGCGGACAAGTGCTCACACTGCTCTTATTATTCATTCGAGTAAGCCCGGAGTTATTATTGGTCGAAGTGGAACTGCTGTGGAAGATTTAAAAAAAGAACTTCAAAAAGAGTTTGGTGAGAATTTTGAAGTGACCATTCGAGAGGTAAAGGGTCCCGATCTTGATGCTGAAATTCTTGCAGAATCTGTTGCATTTCAAATTTCGCGTCGTGTAAGTTTTCGCCGTGCCGCAAAAGGAATACTCAAAAAAGCAATGGATGCTGGAGCAAAAGGGGCAAAAGTACAGATTAGCGGACGTCTCAATGGAGCAGAAATCTCACGGACGGAGTTCTTTTTGGAGGGAAAAATTCCACTTCAAACGTTTCGAGCTGATATTTCTTACTCTTCCCGAAGAGCAGAGACAACCTACGGAACCATTGGAATAAAAGTATGGATTTTTCGTGGAGAAGTTTTCAAAAATCGCCTTCAGAAGAAAATGGAAATGTCTCCACTCGCAGAAGCAATTTAG
- a CDS encoding NAD(+)/NADH kinase: protein MFHRIALHARSGISSSALHLVIDAIEEKTKKLFLTPETRQGEYAEYPSVNFSEGYDLFVVIGGDGSVLSVVGRMEEFSTPILPLCAGTVGFLADTPPHSFSTAITRMESGDYIQDERSLLDVTFQKSNGEETIFHALNDAVVSQSSVARLVSIRTLIDGKYLTTYRADGVIVATPTGSTAYSLSAGGPVVHPEFSALLLTPVCPHTLSHRTLVLPKEKEISLSADTENREGLLVTIDGQRVISMERNDIVHVRISDKKVIFLRLPEEHFFKTLKRKMHWGGGEI, encoded by the coding sequence ATGTTTCATCGAATCGCACTTCACGCTCGATCGGGAATTTCATCTTCTGCACTTCATCTCGTCATTGATGCCATTGAAGAGAAGACGAAAAAACTTTTTCTCACCCCTGAAACAAGGCAGGGAGAATATGCAGAGTATCCTTCTGTTAATTTTTCGGAGGGTTATGATCTTTTTGTTGTTATTGGAGGAGATGGAAGCGTATTAAGTGTTGTGGGACGCATGGAGGAGTTTTCCACCCCAATCCTCCCCCTTTGTGCGGGAACCGTTGGATTTTTGGCAGACACCCCTCCGCATTCCTTCTCAACGGCAATAACTCGAATGGAAAGTGGAGACTATATACAGGATGAAAGATCACTTTTAGACGTAACATTTCAAAAAAGTAACGGAGAAGAAACAATATTTCATGCCCTCAATGATGCTGTGGTATCGCAATCATCCGTTGCTCGACTTGTTTCCATTCGCACACTCATCGACGGAAAATATCTTACAACATATCGAGCGGATGGCGTTATTGTTGCTACTCCTACCGGAAGCACCGCTTATTCACTTTCTGCAGGTGGTCCAGTTGTGCATCCAGAATTTTCTGCGCTTCTCCTAACTCCGGTGTGCCCTCATACGCTTTCGCATCGCACGCTTGTGCTTCCAAAAGAAAAAGAAATCTCTCTCTCTGCAGATACCGAAAATCGAGAAGGGTTATTGGTCACAATAGATGGACAACGAGTGATCTCTATGGAAAGAAATGATATTGTACATGTTCGCATAAGTGACAAAAAAGTGATTTTTCTTCGTCTCCCAGAAGAACATTTTTTCAAAACTCTCAAACGGAAAATGCACTGGGGAGGAGGAGAAATTTAA
- a CDS encoding fumarate hydratase, translating into MRTIPASDIFLAAEKLIQSANFVLPEEIQKKIRKAEGEEENASAKLALQTIIQNAKQASERQLPLCQDTGTAVFFVEIGMGVVLEEPIFETLKRAVSESYTKYRLRASIVFDPLFDRRNTKDNTPPLLHLEQVLGENIRITFLPKGGGAENKSTLTMLRPADGEEGVVKTVLETAKKAGGTSCPPWILGIGIGGTFDSVAVLAKRALFCPSKDVDSDARYTALEKRITREVNALKIGTMGFGGNTTVLSTHIEYAPTHMASLPVAINIQCHSARSAEILL; encoded by the coding sequence ATGAGGACAATTCCGGCAAGTGATATTTTTTTAGCGGCAGAAAAACTCATTCAATCGGCAAATTTTGTCTTGCCAGAAGAGATACAGAAAAAAATCAGAAAGGCAGAGGGGGAAGAGGAAAATGCTTCTGCCAAATTAGCGCTTCAAACAATTATACAAAACGCAAAGCAAGCATCAGAAAGACAACTTCCGCTCTGTCAGGATACCGGAACAGCCGTTTTTTTTGTGGAAATAGGAATGGGGGTAGTACTCGAAGAACCGATTTTCGAAACGCTGAAACGAGCGGTTTCGGAGAGCTATACAAAGTACCGACTCCGAGCGAGTATTGTTTTTGATCCACTTTTCGATAGAAGAAACACAAAAGACAACACTCCACCACTTCTTCACTTGGAGCAGGTTTTGGGAGAGAATATTCGCATAACTTTTCTCCCAAAAGGTGGAGGGGCAGAAAATAAATCAACCCTCACCATGCTTCGTCCAGCAGACGGAGAAGAGGGGGTTGTAAAAACCGTTTTAGAAACTGCCAAAAAAGCAGGAGGAACAAGTTGCCCCCCGTGGATTTTGGGAATTGGTATTGGAGGAACATTCGATTCTGTTGCTGTTCTCGCAAAACGCGCTCTTTTTTGTCCCTCAAAAGATGTGGATTCGGATGCGCGATATACTGCACTTGAAAAAAGAATCACACGAGAAGTAAACGCATTGAAAATCGGAACTATGGGGTTTGGTGGAAATACCACTGTGCTTTCAACACATATTGAGTATGCTCCAACACACATGGCATCGCTTCCGGTTGCCATAAATATTCAATGCCATTCTGCGAGGAGTGCGGAAATACTCTTATAA
- the rplV gene encoding 50S ribosomal protein L22: MKASVRDIRISPKKVNLVAGIVRNMPAKKAVRYLALLNKRAAGVIKKVIDSAIANAKNNDGKLEDALLVGKIIVTKGRTLRRGIPSSRGRVAPIKKRSSHIFVELTDTSLSASE, encoded by the coding sequence ATGAAAGCGAGCGTTCGTGATATTCGTATTTCTCCAAAAAAGGTAAACCTTGTTGCCGGTATTGTGCGAAACATGCCTGCTAAGAAGGCGGTGAGGTATTTGGCGCTCCTCAATAAGCGTGCGGCAGGGGTTATTAAAAAGGTTATTGATTCTGCCATTGCAAATGCAAAAAATAATGATGGAAAATTGGAGGATGCCCTTCTAGTGGGGAAAATAATTGTAACAAAAGGAAGAACATTGCGTCGTGGTATTCCATCTTCTCGAGGACGTGTCGCTCCTATTAAAAAGCGAAGTTCTCACATTTTTGTGGAACTCACCGACACCTCTCTCTCTGCTTCCGAATAG
- a CDS encoding methyltransferase domain-containing protein, whose protein sequence is MRIDIFFALLTAILLFFLFVRGGLSIAPWVPTRKRDIERIHRMAKLQKREVFIDLGCGDGRVAREIALRNPDAIIIGMEISLFLFAYAYWKNVVFPLPNLSFQRGDIFQKDLTKGDVFYLFGRRESAGDIEEYFQKTKGRGKRQRLLSYHFPLPKTTYVRKDKGITEQATIYEYLLG, encoded by the coding sequence ATGCGAATAGATATTTTCTTTGCTCTTCTGACGGCGATACTCCTTTTTTTCCTCTTTGTTCGGGGTGGACTTTCGATTGCTCCATGGGTTCCCACTCGAAAACGGGATATTGAGAGAATTCATCGCATGGCAAAATTACAAAAAAGGGAGGTTTTCATAGATTTAGGGTGTGGAGACGGAAGGGTGGCTCGAGAAATAGCATTAAGAAATCCAGACGCAATCATAATTGGCATGGAGATTTCCTTGTTTTTATTTGCTTATGCATATTGGAAAAATGTTGTTTTTCCTCTTCCAAATCTCTCTTTTCAAAGGGGAGATATTTTTCAGAAAGACCTTACAAAAGGGGATGTTTTTTATCTCTTCGGACGGAGAGAAAGTGCAGGAGATATTGAAGAGTATTTTCAGAAGACAAAAGGGAGAGGAAAGCGCCAGAGGCTCCTTTCGTATCATTTTCCTCTTCCAAAAACGACCTATGTTCGAAAGGACAAGGGAATAACAGAGCAAGCAACCATTTACGAATACCTCTTGGGATAG
- a CDS encoding extracellular solute-binding protein has protein sequence MSGILFSFGLLLLTGTGLSPSPYSEVASALVFEKRVADSTVFARNIEEHVPALEQWTKNIFSVSPEESLTDPTKLIQSIPEKLSVWTYGISPDSFRWAYESLQKRFPSAEVDIRFITNENDYLLLLSSSFRQGLSPDIFLVSSVWRSEYESLFADAPEIFFSPEECFETFLSSSCSAFEKEGKMKGVPLFVDAPFLIVNRTLLSDDRVAVSGKPEASWQGFLSNRKNFEKYSKNNKNSFVSIPLQENSSLFSLLFFSLLAQAESTGEKMTDSTLEIFQLLDLLTTTEGGGKHANTDAQEQFLNGESAILIGTNETLQHILQKRDVAKNPKIEKKDILTLPLPQLDQKNPIIAGETRALVVSKRSAYQREAWALALFLAFRENQTIVLRQDNFFSARNDLFSENKMKSLLSGIQNLPNNILDLAFRKQLLENGMRFFSGEISAEEASSTALSSFLQNP, from the coding sequence ATGAGTGGAATTCTTTTTTCCTTCGGGCTTCTTCTCTTAACAGGAACTGGGTTATCTCCCTCTCCTTATTCTGAAGTCGCTTCTGCCCTTGTCTTTGAAAAGCGAGTAGCCGATAGTACCGTATTCGCAAGAAATATTGAAGAACACGTTCCAGCACTAGAGCAATGGACAAAAAATATTTTTTCTGTCTCACCAGAAGAGTCTCTTACCGATCCAACGAAACTTATACAGAGTATCCCCGAAAAACTTTCCGTGTGGACATACGGTATTTCCCCAGATTCTTTTCGGTGGGCATACGAATCACTCCAAAAGCGATTCCCCAGCGCAGAAGTAGATATTCGCTTTATCACCAATGAAAATGACTATCTTTTACTTCTCTCCTCTTCATTTCGACAGGGATTGTCTCCAGATATTTTTCTCGTGAGCAGTGTGTGGCGCTCTGAATATGAATCACTTTTTGCTGATGCACCAGAAATTTTCTTTTCTCCAGAGGAATGTTTCGAAACATTCCTTTCATCTTCGTGTTCTGCTTTTGAGAAAGAGGGAAAAATGAAAGGTGTTCCTCTTTTTGTTGATGCTCCTTTTCTCATCGTCAATCGTACACTCCTTTCAGATGATCGTGTTGCCGTTTCTGGAAAGCCAGAAGCAAGCTGGCAGGGATTTCTGAGTAATCGAAAAAACTTTGAAAAATATTCCAAAAATAACAAGAACTCTTTTGTATCCATTCCTCTTCAAGAAAATTCTTCTCTCTTTTCACTTCTCTTCTTTTCTCTTCTTGCACAAGCAGAATCTACCGGAGAAAAGATGACTGACAGTACACTCGAAATATTTCAACTTCTCGATCTTCTTACAACAACAGAAGGCGGGGGGAAACACGCGAATACAGATGCACAAGAGCAGTTTCTTAATGGGGAATCTGCTATTCTCATTGGAACAAATGAAACTCTTCAGCATATTCTTCAGAAAAGAGATGTCGCTAAAAACCCAAAGATTGAAAAAAAAGATATCCTTACTCTCCCCCTCCCCCAACTTGATCAAAAAAATCCAATAATTGCAGGGGAAACACGCGCACTCGTCGTTTCAAAAAGATCCGCTTACCAGCGAGAGGCTTGGGCACTTGCACTCTTTCTTGCATTTCGAGAAAACCAGACCATTGTTCTTCGACAAGACAATTTTTTCTCAGCGCGAAACGATCTTTTTTCGGAAAACAAGATGAAATCTTTACTTTCTGGAATACAAAATCTTCCCAACAATATTTTAGACCTTGCATTTCGCAAGCAACTTTTAGAGAATGGAATGCGCTTCTTTTCTGGTGAAATATCGGCAGAAGAAGCCTCAAGCACTGCTCTCTCTTCTTTCCTTCAGAATCCATGA
- the pyrF gene encoding orotidine-5'-phosphate decarboxylase: protein MRQVQQKKSVLCVGLDPHFHLLPDVAKHGRNETEAIFFFLSEILEAVSPFAVAVKPNTAFFECWGVEGWRILEKISEKAKEKNLLVIADAKRGDIGSTAEAYAEGFLGKNRPFDAITVSPYLGQDGIIPFAEKAEENEKGIFVLVKTSNKSAGEFQDLPVGDSLLHEEVARSVARIGTSFSGESGFSSVGAVVGATHPDDIRMLRSEMPAQIFLVPGYGAQGGTVEDIAPAFYANGQGAIVNSSRSILFASSGSQFAESAGKAAQKAQQELSTTVGIS, encoded by the coding sequence TTGAGGCAAGTTCAACAAAAAAAATCTGTTCTTTGTGTTGGACTTGATCCACATTTTCATCTTCTGCCCGATGTTGCTAAACATGGAAGAAATGAAACAGAGGCGATTTTCTTTTTTCTTTCCGAAATTCTGGAGGCAGTTTCTCCTTTTGCAGTAGCGGTAAAACCAAACACTGCGTTTTTTGAATGTTGGGGTGTGGAGGGCTGGCGCATACTTGAAAAAATTTCAGAAAAAGCGAAAGAGAAGAATCTTTTGGTTATTGCCGACGCGAAGCGAGGGGATATCGGTTCTACGGCAGAAGCATACGCAGAAGGATTTTTGGGAAAAAATCGTCCGTTCGATGCCATCACTGTCAGTCCGTATCTTGGGCAAGATGGCATCATTCCTTTTGCGGAAAAGGCAGAAGAAAACGAAAAGGGCATTTTTGTACTCGTCAAAACGAGTAATAAAAGTGCAGGAGAATTTCAAGATCTTCCGGTGGGAGATTCTCTTTTACATGAGGAAGTGGCACGGAGTGTGGCACGAATTGGTACTTCATTTTCTGGAGAATCTGGATTTTCTTCTGTTGGGGCAGTAGTGGGAGCAACACATCCCGATGATATCCGTATGCTTCGCTCAGAAATGCCAGCACAAATATTTCTCGTTCCTGGGTATGGCGCACAAGGAGGAACTGTGGAAGACATTGCTCCCGCATTCTATGCGAATGGACAGGGAGCAATTGTTAACTCATCGCGTAGTATCCTCTTTGCTTCCTCAGGATCTCAATTTGCGGAATCTGCCGGAAAAGCCGCTCAGAAAGCTCAGCAAGAGCTTTCGACTACTGTGGGAATTTCCTGA
- a CDS encoding bifunctional oligoribonuclease/PAP phosphatase NrnA yields MEEYGATTTAPPEKQFSKAIATEIHDLIAKAQRIAIISHRSPDGDTSGSGLALRILLEDQQKMVTNVCGDPLPTSFQFLPNASLFVPDFHPEEFDLLLTVDAATSGQTGFSETKPELFSGKYPLVNIDHHISNELFGTINLVDAKASSTTAVLFTLFTLFGWRISPDMATCLLNGLMTDTGSFQHTNTTPETLRIGAKLLSAGADLESIRRYVFRTTPVETMRLWGKILSRAEKTAEDIVVSSVREEDFQRTGADPKDAAGAIDYLNMIPNAKYSILLTERGGKVKGSLRTQQDSVNVSEIAGKFGGGGHIKAAGFTVPGVLRMERRFSIISEEKTENILQEAKVHS; encoded by the coding sequence ATGGAAGAATATGGGGCAACAACCACCGCACCACCCGAGAAACAATTTTCCAAAGCAATTGCGACAGAGATTCATGATCTTATTGCAAAGGCACAGCGTATTGCTATTATTTCTCACCGAAGTCCAGACGGAGACACAAGCGGATCGGGGCTTGCTCTGAGGATTTTGCTTGAAGATCAACAAAAAATGGTCACCAATGTTTGTGGAGATCCACTTCCAACCTCATTCCAATTTCTTCCAAATGCCTCTCTTTTTGTTCCAGATTTTCATCCAGAAGAGTTTGACCTTCTTCTCACGGTAGACGCGGCAACAAGTGGTCAAACTGGATTTTCTGAAACAAAACCAGAGCTCTTCTCTGGAAAATATCCGCTTGTAAACATTGATCATCACATCTCTAATGAGCTTTTTGGAACCATAAATCTTGTTGATGCAAAGGCAAGCAGTACAACTGCGGTACTCTTTACTCTGTTTACCCTGTTTGGCTGGCGCATTTCACCAGATATGGCAACGTGCCTCCTTAATGGATTGATGACAGATACGGGATCGTTTCAGCACACGAACACCACCCCCGAAACTCTGAGAATTGGAGCAAAACTTCTTTCTGCCGGAGCAGATCTCGAGAGTATCCGTCGGTATGTATTCCGTACTACTCCGGTTGAAACTATGCGTCTTTGGGGAAAAATTCTCTCTCGTGCCGAAAAGACAGCCGAAGATATTGTGGTTTCTTCCGTTCGGGAGGAGGACTTTCAGAGAACTGGTGCAGATCCAAAAGATGCGGCAGGAGCAATCGACTATCTCAATATGATTCCAAACGCAAAATATTCCATACTCCTCACCGAGCGCGGAGGAAAAGTAAAAGGGAGTTTACGCACACAACAGGACTCTGTGAATGTTTCTGAAATTGCGGGAAAATTTGGAGGAGGTGGACACATAAAAGCGGCGGGATTTACCGTTCCAGGAGTACTTCGGATGGAACGACGTTTTTCGATTATCTCTGAAGAGAAGACAGAAAATATTCTCCAAGAAGCAAAAGTACATTCATAA
- the dnaE gene encoding DNA polymerase III subunit alpha, which translates to MSNSPSFVHLHAHSHYSLLSALGTPDETAETVAKHGQMAVAITDSGNMHGAAEFSIACKNSGIKPIFGYEAYCAPRSRLDKEPVDARWSQLVLLAKNKEGYHNILRIATEAALSGMFHVPRIDWELLEKYGDGIILLTGGVRGELVQYLSGGGKEEKAKEILHRYQKRFGEDCYIELQRHPTQRQWAEVEPILRKLSQELNIPLVATNDAYYTKVEDAAAHDILLCIKNNTQKNDPSRPTMLGDNFALRSSEEMRELFVDLPEACDNTITIAEKCDVAIDFGGSLLPSFPVPEGETLESYLHRECFNGIEKRYHFLPSAPETEEQKAIIERLEFELSVINSMGFPAYFLIVGDFVQWAKARDILVGPGRGSAAGSLVSYALTITNIDPIRYDLLFERFLNPERVSMPDIDIDFPDERRDEVLEYVRKKYGEDRVAQICTFGTLAARASIKDVGRVMGLNFADMNGFAKLIPERPGITMDEAHETAPDLRKALEDNPRFAEIWGIAKRLEGGVRHVSVHACAVVISPDELTHHTALQCAPKDDRTVITQFSAKPIEKLGLLKMDFLGLKNLTILVRTLEVIEKYHGTKIDLDTIPLDDKKAFTLLSRGQTTGVFQLESSGMKRYLKQLKPTNLEDIIAMVSLYRPGPMEWIPDYISGKHKEKKVKYAHESLKGVLEKTFGIAIYQEQILQIAQVFAGFSLGQADILRRAIGKKIASELAAQREKFIEGAKEKGHSEKLAVKIFDEVIEPFAGYGFNKSHAAGYAMIAYQTAYLKANYPTEFMAALLASDRDNTDRVIIDIEECRELDIEVLPPSVNESGTNFTVVEDRKIRFGLGAIKGIGDSVVESIVEHRGEEPFETFPDFLVRCPARILNKKSLEALAKSGALSAFSEPNEILENIKLITDFAKAAEKSAADENQHSLFDEGGHAGYELVLPETKPASEVERLSWEREILGLFVSDHPLRRAKSVFRKRGVLIAEVPQKSGKYGKKGKSITVGGLLMGLRKIVTKTGKQMAILQIEDPSGKMEAVVFPKNYEELSAKLIEQNDVVFWITGKAEDRDGQWQMIVDKIEHQPLLEIEALAKKYAAEKGEHSSSGSEEYTSDTPPCELDFVNQEETETSRDSSDEKPHLWKLRLKNSLLKSDLFRLRDILRQHSGGTPVEIHAFGQVFYLETGVQMSNALSQSIQEFVTMD; encoded by the coding sequence ATGTCGAATTCTCCTTCGTTTGTTCATCTTCATGCGCATTCCCATTATTCCCTTCTTTCTGCACTCGGAACACCAGATGAAACTGCAGAGACTGTGGCAAAACATGGACAAATGGCAGTTGCTATCACTGATTCGGGGAATATGCATGGAGCGGCAGAGTTTTCTATTGCCTGCAAAAACTCCGGAATAAAACCAATATTTGGGTATGAAGCGTATTGCGCCCCTCGGAGTCGACTCGATAAAGAACCTGTTGATGCAAGATGGAGTCAGCTCGTTTTGCTCGCAAAGAACAAGGAGGGGTATCACAACATTCTTCGTATTGCGACAGAAGCCGCACTTTCGGGCATGTTTCACGTTCCACGAATTGATTGGGAACTTCTTGAGAAATATGGAGATGGCATTATTCTCCTTACGGGTGGAGTTCGTGGAGAACTTGTTCAATATCTTTCTGGAGGAGGAAAAGAGGAGAAAGCAAAAGAGATACTCCATCGGTACCAAAAGCGTTTCGGGGAAGATTGTTACATCGAACTTCAGCGTCACCCCACTCAACGTCAGTGGGCAGAGGTGGAACCGATTCTTCGAAAACTTTCACAGGAACTCAATATTCCGCTTGTCGCAACAAATGACGCATATTACACAAAGGTAGAAGACGCGGCGGCGCATGATATTCTTCTCTGTATTAAAAACAATACGCAGAAAAACGATCCAAGTCGTCCCACCATGCTTGGAGACAATTTTGCACTTCGCTCTTCCGAGGAAATGCGTGAACTGTTTGTCGATCTTCCCGAGGCGTGTGACAACACCATTACTATTGCCGAGAAGTGTGATGTCGCCATCGATTTTGGTGGTTCTTTGCTTCCCTCCTTTCCGGTTCCCGAAGGGGAGACACTCGAGAGCTATTTGCACAGAGAATGCTTTAATGGAATTGAAAAGCGGTACCATTTTCTCCCAAGTGCTCCCGAAACCGAAGAGCAGAAAGCCATTATTGAGCGTCTCGAATTTGAGCTCTCCGTTATTAATAGCATGGGATTTCCCGCTTACTTTTTGATTGTGGGAGATTTTGTCCAATGGGCAAAAGCGCGTGATATTCTTGTAGGTCCTGGTCGAGGAAGTGCAGCAGGTTCGCTTGTTTCCTATGCACTGACGATTACGAATATCGACCCGATTCGATATGATCTCCTTTTTGAACGATTCCTCAATCCTGAGCGTGTCTCAATGCCAGATATTGATATAGACTTTCCCGATGAAAGACGCGATGAAGTGCTCGAATATGTTCGCAAAAAATATGGAGAAGATCGCGTGGCACAAATCTGTACATTTGGAACACTCGCAGCGCGTGCTTCTATTAAAGACGTGGGACGGGTAATGGGGCTCAACTTTGCGGATATGAACGGCTTCGCGAAGCTTATTCCCGAACGCCCCGGAATTACCATGGATGAAGCCCACGAAACCGCTCCTGATCTTCGAAAAGCACTTGAAGACAATCCTCGATTCGCCGAAATTTGGGGGATTGCAAAACGTCTTGAAGGAGGTGTGCGCCATGTTTCCGTGCACGCGTGTGCTGTGGTGATTTCTCCTGATGAACTCACTCATCATACAGCACTTCAGTGCGCACCGAAAGACGATCGCACGGTTATTACACAGTTTTCCGCAAAGCCCATCGAAAAACTCGGTCTTTTGAAAATGGACTTTTTGGGACTGAAAAACCTCACTATTCTCGTGCGTACCCTTGAAGTGATCGAAAAATATCACGGAACAAAGATTGATCTCGACACCATTCCACTCGATGACAAAAAGGCATTTACGCTTCTTTCAAGGGGACAGACAACTGGAGTATTTCAGTTGGAATCTTCCGGAATGAAGCGCTATCTCAAACAACTCAAACCGACCAATCTCGAAGATATTATCGCTATGGTGTCGCTCTATCGTCCCGGTCCAATGGAGTGGATTCCTGATTATATCTCAGGAAAACATAAGGAAAAAAAGGTAAAATATGCGCACGAATCACTCAAAGGTGTTCTTGAAAAGACTTTTGGAATTGCTATTTACCAAGAGCAAATTCTTCAAATTGCACAGGTATTTGCTGGATTTTCTTTGGGACAAGCCGATATTTTGCGTCGAGCGATTGGAAAAAAAATTGCGTCCGAACTCGCCGCTCAACGCGAAAAATTTATTGAAGGCGCAAAGGAAAAAGGGCATTCCGAAAAACTTGCCGTCAAAATCTTTGACGAAGTGATCGAACCGTTCGCCGGATATGGATTTAATAAATCTCACGCCGCGGGATACGCCATGATTGCGTATCAAACCGCATATTTGAAGGCGAACTATCCCACCGAATTTATGGCGGCGCTCCTTGCTTCTGACCGCGATAATACCGACCGCGTTATTATTGATATTGAAGAATGCCGTGAGCTTGATATTGAGGTGCTTCCGCCAAGTGTAAATGAATCGGGTACCAATTTTACGGTAGTGGAAGACCGAAAAATTCGCTTTGGACTTGGTGCCATTAAAGGAATTGGTGACAGCGTGGTGGAAAGCATTGTGGAGCATCGCGGAGAAGAGCCATTCGAGACTTTTCCCGACTTTCTTGTACGTTGCCCAGCACGTATTCTCAACAAAAAATCGCTTGAGGCACTCGCAAAATCTGGTGCGCTTTCTGCCTTTTCTGAGCCAAACGAAATTCTCGAAAACATAAAACTTATTACCGATTTCGCGAAAGCGGCAGAAAAATCTGCGGCGGATGAAAATCAACATTCTCTTTTTGACGAAGGAGGTCACGCCGGATACGAGCTTGTTCTTCCTGAAACAAAACCAGCGAGTGAAGTAGAACGCCTTTCATGGGAACGAGAAATTCTTGGACTTTTTGTTTCCGACCACCCCTTACGACGCGCAAAATCTGTTTTTCGGAAAAGAGGAGTGCTTATTGCAGAAGTTCCGCAAAAATCTGGAAAATACGGCAAAAAAGGAAAAAGCATCACAGTAGGGGGGCTCCTCATGGGGCTCCGAAAAATTGTCACCAAAACGGGGAAACAGATGGCAATTTTGCAGATTGAGGATCCAAGCGGAAAAATGGAGGCAGTCGTTTTTCCAAAGAATTATGAAGAACTGTCAGCGAAACTCATTGAACAGAACGATGTCGTTTTCTGGATAACGGGAAAGGCAGAAGACCGCGATGGGCAATGGCAAATGATAGTCGATAAAATTGAACACCAACCGCTTCTTGAAATCGAGGCACTTGCAAAAAAATATGCCGCGGAAAAAGGAGAACATTCGTCTTCAGGTTCAGAGGAATATACTTCCGATACCCCTCCATGTGAATTGGATTTCGTGAATCAGGAAGAAACAGAAACCTCGAGAGATTCTTCTGACGAAAAACCACATCTATGGAAATTGCGTCTCAAAAATAGTCTTCTCAAAAGTGATCTTTTTCGTCTTCGAGATATTTTACGTCAACATTCTGGAGGCACTCCAGTAGAAATCCATGCATTTGGACAGGTATTTTATCTTGAAACAGGAGTACAAATGAGCAACGCGCTTTCTCAAAGTATTCAAGAGTTTGTAACAATGGATTAA